ACTGATTCCCTGAGCGCTGACTTAATGATTTCAGGTTGGTGGTCATCCTCCATCCACATTGCCAATGTCTCACATTCAAAAGGAGATAGCGGACGGCCAAATTCCTGTTCGAAAATCGTATAGAGGCTCTCCTCCGCTTTTTGCACTTCAGCCGATTCTGCCTGCTTCAACGTTTTCAGGAAACAGTCCATCATTTTTTCATATAGCGGAGCTAGCGAATATTTTTCCTGGCCAATTTCTTGATTTTCTTCAACAGCCATTTGCACGAATCCCCTTTGAACCAACCGCTGAATCAAGAATAGACACTCCGTCTCCTGAAGGGTCATTCGATCGGATATTTGGGATGGTGCAGGAAAATGGTTACCTTTATCGATAAAGCTTTGCAATTGTAATAATAGGACCATTTCTTGCTCATTAAGTCCCAATGACTTATAGTTAGTCAACAAAAAGGATGGAATTGTTATCGTTCCTTCCTTAAACCACGCATATAAATGTTCTTTATTCATGTTTTTGGACACCTCGTTTTAAGTATAACATGAATACGGCTCCCCGAATAAGTTTATAATTTTAACAAAAAACGGTTATCTGCCAAAAATGACAAGATAACCGCTTCATCAAGAAATCAAGGATATAATCGATTCAATAGACGTGGGAACGGAATCGTCTCACGGACATGCTCCACACCGCTGATCCATGCAACCGTCCGTTCCAACCCCAAACCGAAGCCTGAATGTGGTACAGAGCCGTATTTTCTTAATTCCATATACCATTTGTATGCATCTTCGCTCAATCCATGCTCATTTATTCTCTGTTCAAGCAATTTTTGATCATGAATTCGCTCCGAACCGCCAATGATTTCTCCATATCCTTCTGGGGCAATCAAATCTGCACAAAGAACGACTTCCTCCCTACCAGGGGCTGGCTGCATATAGAAAGGTTTGATTTTAGTTGGATAATGCGTGATGAAAACCGGCTTATCGTAACTTTCAGCAATTGCCGTTTCATGCGGAGCCCCAAAGTCATCACCCCATTGTATATCTTCAAATCCCTGTTCATGAAGGAATTTAATCGCATCATCGTACGTGATCCTCGGGAAAGGAGCTTGTATTTGTTCAAGTTTGGCCGTGTCCCGGCCTAAGGTATTAAGCTCAAGCTGGCAATTTTTCAACACCGACTGGATGACGGAAGAAACGAACTGTTCCTGAACCTCCAGGTTTTCATTAAATTCGATGAAGGCCATTTCAGGTTCAATCATCCAAAACTCGATTAAATGACGTCTTGTTTTGGATTTTTCAGCGCGGAAAGTCGGTCCGAAGGAAAATACCTTTCCTAGCGCCATGGCTGCCGCTTCCATATAAAGCTGACCGCTTTGTGAAAGGTATGCATCTTCATCAAAATATTTAGTTGCAAACAATTCACTCGTTCCCTCTGGAGCGCTGCCAGTCAAAATCGGGGGATCTACCTTGACGAATCCTTCTTCATTGAAGAATTCATATGTAGCACGGATGATTTCGTTGCGGATTTTCATGACAGCATGCTGACGTTTTGAACGCAGCCACAGATGGCGATTATCCATCAAAAATTCAGGTCCATGTGCTTTAGGTGTAATCGGGTAATCCAATGATTCATGAATGATTTCAATATCTTTCACTTGTAATTCAAAGCCGAACGGCGAACGTTCATCCTTTTGGATCACACCCGTTACGTACAAGGATGTCTCTTGTGTAACCGATTTCGCACGGGCAAAAATTTCTTCACCCACTTCAGCCTTCACGACCACCCCTTGAATGAAACCGGAGCCATCACGAATTTGAAGGAAAGCAATCTTCCCACTGGAACGTTTGCTGGCAAGCCAGCCTCCAATCGTAACTTCTTGATCGACGAACTTGCTTGCATCTTTTATTGTAATTTTCACGGAATTTCCCTCCAAAAATAGCTTAACTTACTAAGGAATTTACTCTACTTATTATACCTATAGCCCTCCTTACAAGCAAATAAATCTCCTATCGGATATTCACCCGCTCTCAATCATCTTTTTGGAAGCCGACTCACAGGTAGCTTGATGGTTTGCTTATTTACAAGTCCGAAGAATGTCGGGCTGTAATCAAAACCAAAATCATGAAATGTTCTCCAATCATCCATATTATAACCGGCTATCGATCACATCCAGTCTCATGACCTGCTAACCTAGCTTTTACCTATATATGCGGAACAAATATTTTACTTTTTTTTACTCATTATCCTTAATAATCTAAAAATGTTGAACTTGAACAAAAAATCATATACGATATCATATATGATTGTAAAAAATTTCGAGGGGTGAGAGCATTGGTAAAAGCAAGGGTGAGACTTAAAGATTCCGAGTTTTCAGTAAATGTTCATGTTTCTGATCGTCATTTGGAAATGAACGGAAAAAACTATGAATTATCTCAGGTGAGTCTGGATATTCCGATTACAGGAACCGTATATGGAACATTATTAAACTTCCAAGGATCATTGGAAGCGCTGAAGGAACAAGTACACCACCCACCATATAATCAACCGCCTATAGGTCCGGTGCTTTATATTAAGCCCAGAAACACATTTTCTGCTTTTGCGAAACCAATTCCCCTTCCAGCTGGGGTACCTGAATTGGAAATCGGTGCATCACTTGGAATTGTAATCAGCAAGACAGCTACAAGAGTCAAGAAAGCACAGGCAATGGATTATATAGAAGGATTTACGATCGTCAATGATATTAGTATCCCCCATGAAAGCGTTTACCGACCGGCGGTCCGTTTTAAAGCCCGTGATGGTTTTTGCCCGATCGGCCCTTGGGTAGTAACTAAAGATTCGATCTTGGATCCCGATTGTTTAGGAATCCGTGTGTATATTAATGGGGAGCTAAGGCAAGAAAATACAACAGCCAATC
This genomic stretch from Peribacillus muralis harbors:
- a CDS encoding fumarylacetoacetate hydrolase family protein, whose amino-acid sequence is MRALVKARVRLKDSEFSVNVHVSDRHLEMNGKNYELSQVSLDIPITGTVYGTLLNFQGSLEALKEQVHHPPYNQPPIGPVLYIKPRNTFSAFAKPIPLPAGVPELEIGASLGIVISKTATRVKKAQAMDYIEGFTIVNDISIPHESVYRPAVRFKARDGFCPIGPWVVTKDSILDPDCLGIRVYINGELRQENTTANLIRPISRLIEDVTDFMTLNAGDVLLVGVPENAPLAKANDHIRIEIDEIGYLENPIIPEEKLAMEGIS
- a CDS encoding DnaD domain-containing protein — encoded protein: MNKEHLYAWFKEGTITIPSFLLTNYKSLGLNEQEMVLLLQLQSFIDKGNHFPAPSQISDRMTLQETECLFLIQRLVQRGFVQMAVEENQEIGQEKYSLAPLYEKMMDCFLKTLKQAESAEVQKAEESLYTIFEQEFGRPLSPFECETLAMWMEDDHQPEIIKSALRESVISGKLNFRYIDRILFEWKKNGIKTLSQAREQGQKFRVHQKRERKTETAQPIKDVPFYNWLEQ
- the asnS gene encoding asparagine--tRNA ligase; this encodes MKITIKDASKFVDQEVTIGGWLASKRSSGKIAFLQIRDGSGFIQGVVVKAEVGEEIFARAKSVTQETSLYVTGVIQKDERSPFGFELQVKDIEIIHESLDYPITPKAHGPEFLMDNRHLWLRSKRQHAVMKIRNEIIRATYEFFNEEGFVKVDPPILTGSAPEGTSELFATKYFDEDAYLSQSGQLYMEAAAMALGKVFSFGPTFRAEKSKTRRHLIEFWMIEPEMAFIEFNENLEVQEQFVSSVIQSVLKNCQLELNTLGRDTAKLEQIQAPFPRITYDDAIKFLHEQGFEDIQWGDDFGAPHETAIAESYDKPVFITHYPTKIKPFYMQPAPGREEVVLCADLIAPEGYGEIIGGSERIHDQKLLEQRINEHGLSEDAYKWYMELRKYGSVPHSGFGLGLERTVAWISGVEHVRETIPFPRLLNRLYP